The following is a genomic window from Pedobacter sp. KBS0701.
TCTCCCAGCTTAAATGAATGTTTAGGTTGCTGGCTAAAAGCCGATAAGGAGAAACATATCGCCACCAACCAGAGTAATTTTGCTTTCATTTTTTTTAAAAATTATTTTAAGATGATCTGAATTTTAGCCAAAACGGTCCCTTTTGCATGGTTTTATGCAATCCAATCATCAAGGTTTATATAAAATTTTGTTTTTTCTCTATTTTTTAAACACGCTCAGATCCCATTCATCTGCCCAGTTTATCGAAATTTTATCCTGATCAAATTTGATCGGCAACCATAAATAACGACCATCGATTGCATTTTTAGGTGCCCATTTATCTGCCATAAAAATAAATTCACCCTTTTTGCCCGGTGCTGGCAATACATGTGTGCTTTGTCCTCCATAGGTTAATTTAGCACCTTCGCCCTGGCAAGGGTTTCCCATATAAGTCCAGGGGCCCCAGATATTGCTTGCTTTGAACCATCTTGCCGGATTTGGCGCCCAGCCTGTACAGCCTGAACCAACCATATAGTAAGTTCCATTTTTCTTAAACAAAGCTGGTGCTTCGGTTTGCTGCCCTACATAAATTCTGATAAATTTTCCGGTATGCCCTAAATAATCTGGCGTTAATTCAGCTAAATGCAAGGTAAAATTCTCTTCAGAAGAAAATACATGATAGGCTTTTCCATCATCGTCTACGAAAACGGTCATGTCTCTTGCCATTTGTCCACCAGGTAAATCCCTGCAGAAAAAGCCATCACTTTGATTGGCCGGTTGCTGGCAGTTTACCATATCTTTTTCTGCTGTGCCTGATGCATAAAAAGGCATTTTACCTGGATTTGGGCGATAACTCTTGATAAAAGTATATGGACCGGTAGGGCGATCGGCAACAGCTACACCTGATCTGGCTGCTGCATAACCTTTGCCCAAAAGTTCTAAGTGAAACCACATGACAAACTTTTTGGTTTTCTTGTTGTACACCACTTTAGGTCTTTCGAGGATACAGCCTTTGGCAATATCACTGGTCAAATCGTTAGAAACTGGCAAGGCAATGCCTTCATCTTTCCAATTGTATAAATCTTTCGATGAATAGCAATGCACACCTACCTGTGCGGTATTTCCTATTTCTCCTTCGATTTTATGTTCTCCAAACCAATAATAAACGCCTTTGTACTCTACAATACCACCACCATGTGCATTGATGTGAACGCCCTTATCATCTTTCCAAATTTTACCTGGGGTAAAAGAAGTATAGGTTTGCTGTGCAGAAACAAAACTGCTTAAGCCCAAACTAAAGGCGATAAATCCTAAAACAAAACTGATTCTCTTATTCATTATTTTTAATTAACTAATTTTTATATTATACAGAAGTAATTACCCAAATCTTTTTCAATTGTATATCAACCTGTTATTTATTTTAAACTGGCACTATGGTCATTCTCAAAATTCTCGCCGCTCCAGATTTTTTGTGCACTCCATTTTTCTGCCGGGTTGGCCCAAAAAGGATCTGATGCTGGCAAGCCTAAAGGCAAGAAGATATTTGAAGCGATGTATGGACTGCCCTGGTTGTTATAGAAATCGCCTAAATTGGGCTGATCGCCATATAAACCTATTGTTAACCATCCATTTTTATAGGTTGAAGGGCTTTCCAGAGTTTTTCTGATTACGGCTGTTAAAGCGCACCGTACCTGTGCCGGACTTAACTGTTTAGGTAATGCTTTCCTCCAGGCCATATCAGCCAAATGATGAAATGCAGCGCCACGATAAATAATAGAACGACCAGTTGCAGGATAGGTGCCATCGGCGTTGATTAATCTTTCCTGAATGATGGCATATCGTTCATTACGCTTTTTAATCTTCTCGAACATTTCTTTATAACTGCCCGTTTTAGTACCAATGATACTGGCCAAAGTAGCCAGATAAGGATGGATTACATAACTATTGTAATAATCAAAGGCGAATGATGTTCCATCGGTGTACATTCC
Proteins encoded in this region:
- a CDS encoding glycoside hydrolase family 43 protein: MNKRISFVLGFIAFSLGLSSFVSAQQTYTSFTPGKIWKDDKGVHINAHGGGIVEYKGVYYWFGEHKIEGEIGNTAQVGVHCYSSKDLYNWKDEGIALPVSNDLTSDIAKGCILERPKVVYNKKTKKFVMWFHLELLGKGYAAARSGVAVADRPTGPYTFIKSYRPNPGKMPFYASGTAEKDMVNCQQPANQSDGFFCRDLPGGQMARDMTVFVDDDGKAYHVFSSEENFTLHLAELTPDYLGHTGKFIRIYVGQQTEAPALFKKNGTYYMVGSGCTGWAPNPARWFKASNIWGPWTYMGNPCQGEGAKLTYGGQSTHVLPAPGKKGEFIFMADKWAPKNAIDGRYLWLPIKFDQDKISINWADEWDLSVFKK